AGAACCCAGTCCTGACGCTTTTCCTTGTCATGGCGTTCGATGCCCATCGCTTCAAAGAGCTGAATGGCAATTCCGATCTGGCGTTCGCGGTGCGCGCCCTCATAGCCGGGGCCTTTGCGAAACTCGCGCGTGTCCGGGATACCGGCAAGATTGCGCTCGACATTTCCGGCGCGAATGCGATCCAGCGGTTCGCCGGTGACCACGTAGAAGTTCCAGGGCTGGGTGTTCAGCGAGGTCGGGGCCCGCATCGCCATTTCGAGAACGTCCTTGATCGTCTCCTTCGGAACAGGCTTGTCCAGGTACCCGCGAATGCTGCGTCGTCCCATCACCACGTCTTTGTATTCCACCGTTGAGCCTCCAATAATGTCACTTCCCCTTTTCAGTATCCGAATGCGGGGCGGCGTTAAGCCATCTCTCAGGGTGAGGTTGAACCTTTTTGGCAGCTGCTGCGACTATCCTTATGCAACCCTTGTGGAGGCCATGAATGGCGAGGCAGGAGACAGATCGCGTCTATGACGAATTGCTGGTGACGCTCGCGCGTTCCGGTGATCGTCAGGCGGCCAATCGGCTGGCGGCGCGCTGGTATCCGCGCCTGATGCGTACCGCGCTTCGTATGCTGCGGGACCGCAACGAGGCCGAAGAGGCTGTGCAGGAGGCCTGGACCGGGATCTGCCGCGGATGGCCTCGCTTGTCAGACCCCGCCATGTTTCCGGCCTGGGCGTTCGGGATCCTGCGGCGCAAGTGTGTTGACCGGATTCGCAGTGCGCAGAAGCGCCGGGGTCGCAGCGCGCCGCTGGAAAGCGCACCAGAGCCCTCCCAGCCGGCGCGCGGAGAATTGCGGGTCGAGATTGATCAGGCGCTGGCGGCGCTCAGCGAGGATCATCGCCTCGCGGCCCTTCTCTATTTTGGCGAAGGGCTGCGCCTGAACGAAATTGCTGCCGTGACGGGCGTACCTGTCGGGACAGCTAAATCGCGTATTTTTCATGCGCGGCAACACCTGAAATCAACTCTGAAAGGAGAGACTGATGAGTAGTTTTGAAGATCGCTTGATGAGCAGCCTGAGCGCCGATGATGAGGCGTTCCTGAAAGAGCTGGAAGACGATGTGGGTCTGTTCCAGCAAATGGGCATGACGTTTAGCGGGCCGTTACGATACTGGACGGCGTTTGCCTTCCTGATCAGCTTCCTGATCTTCGCGCTGTCCTTGTGGGCGGGCTATAACATGCTGCAGGCGGAGAACCTGAAAATGGTTATCCTCTGGGGCGCGCTGTTCGGCTGGGCGAGCCTGGGCGTGGGCCTGATCAAAGTCTGGTTCTGGATGCGCATGAACCATCTCAATGTCCTGCGCGAACTGAAGCGAATTGAATTGCGGCTAGTCAAGAACAGCTAGGCGGATTCCGTCGTCATCGCGACGAAGACATCCTCCAGATTGGGTTGCTCGGTCGAGAGATCGGCAACCCCAATCCCGGCTTCACGCACACGCTCGAGCAGGCGGCCAATCCCGGTTTCTGTGCTTCGGAAGGTGATATTGAGAACACCGTCTGCCGACAGTTCAGCACTGAGATCGGAAAGTGCGTCCGGGATTGCGGAAAGCGGTTGCTTCGGGGTGATCTTGAGAAGGCGTTGATCAAGGCGGGCCAGCAATTGCGGAGTCGGCTCCTGAGCCAAGACCTCGCCATGGCTGATAATCGCAATCTCGTCGCACAGCTCTTCGGCTTCTTCGAGATAGTGCGTCGTCAGAATGATCGTCGTGCCATTGGCATGTAGCTCACGCACATAGGCCCAGAGCGATCGCCGCAACTCGACATCCACGCCCGCCGTAGGCTCATCCAGGATCAGGACTGGCGGGTTGTGCACCAGGGCTTTTGCGACCATCAGGCGCCGCTTCATCCCGCCCGACAATTGCCGCACATAGGCGTCTTTCTTGTCGTCCAGGCCGACAGCGGCGAGGATTTCCATGCTGCGACGTTCGGTTTTCGGCACGCCATAGTATCCGGCCTGAAGCTCCAGCGCCTGAAGCGGTGTGAAGAACGGGTCCATGGTGATTTCCTGGTTCACCACACCGATCGCCGCGCGCGAGGAGCGCGGATGCTTGTCGATATCCAGGCCCCAGATGCGCGCCGTACCGGAGGTCTTGGTGACCAGACCCGCCAGGATGTTGATAAAGGTCGACTTACCCGCACCGTTCGGGCCCAGAAGACCGAACATGGAGCCACGCTTGATCTTGAGATCTATGCCTTTAAGCGCCCGCATCTCTGGCAGCTTGCCGGATGCGCGATAGATCTTTTCCAGGCCAATCGCTTCGATGGCATATTCTGGAGTTTGCATGCGGGGCTCCTCGCGCTCTGGATCGTCCATATAAGAAGGTGGATCGGATTCGCTAAGTCTTTTGTTTTTCAGGCATGCGCCTTATCATGACACGCGCCGCATTGACGCGACTCGTCGTCAGGCCTAGCTAGCGGGTGTGCCGCCCGTTTGGCAATTTCACGCTGGGGAAGAGAACCATTGTCCATGACCAAGACACCCTCCTTCAAGAATCCGGAAATCGTGATGGTGGAAACCCGCAAAGTCTCTTGCAATGGTGGCGGCGGAGCCTTGGGACACCCATTGGTCTGGTATGAAATGGGCGCCGATGATGAGGTCGAGTGCATGTATTGCGACCGACGCTTCATCCTGAAAGGCGGCAAGGCCGATCGCAGCTAAAGGCGCGACCACGCTTCGGAAAAGATATATCATTTGACCCGAGGTCCTCTCTGGCTCACAACTGACCTGTTCGGAAACGGGTCAGGAGATAAGGATGAAACACGGGATTTTAGCGCTGGGGGCTTTGGCTCTGGCAACATCATGCGCCACGCCGGAACAGGCAGACAGATCCATCGCGACGATCGTAGCCGCCCCGGACGCGGCTGAGCAGGCCTTTCCGACCGACCTCAGGCGCGTGTCTCTGATTGTCGATGATATTGACGAGTCCTTGAAACTGTATCGGGACGTGCTCGAATTCGAAGTCAATTATGATGCAGAGGTCACGATGAGCGGTGTCGCCCTTCCGGCTGGTGAACCCGGGGCGCGCGCGCGGCTGGTCCTGATCAGCTCGAACGATAGCTGGGTTGGCTGGGTTGGCCTGCTGCAATGGATCGACCCACCGCTGGAACGGGCGCACGCACCTGAGCGTATGGGCATTGGTGATGCCATTCTGGTCTTCAATACAGAGAAGGTGGACGAACACTGTGAGGCCGCCGCGAAGCTGCCAGAGATCAAGGTGACCACCGAGGCCAGCAATACGACCTATCCCGCTCGCGGCGATGGGGAGCCGATCGTGGTGCGGACGTGCTATCTTTTCGATCGGGACGGTTATTTCATGGAGCTCAACAAGGTTCTCGACCGCGACAGCTACAATGATCACTAGCGTTCCGATATAGGCCTGTCCTTACGTCTGATCACGCAACGTCACGGCTTGCAGTTGACGTGCACGTAAAGCATATCTCCGGCATATTCTTGATAACGGAGACCCAAGATGGCTGAAGCCTATATCGTTGATGCGTGCCGCACCCCGCGCGGAATCGGAAAGCAAGGCAAGGGCGCATTGGCGCACCTTCATCCTCAACACCTCGCCGCGACGGTGCTGTCCGCGATCCGTGATCGCAATGACGTCAACACGGCCGAAGTAGATGATATTATCTGGGGGACGAGCTCACAGCGCGGCGCCCAAGGCGCCGACCTTGGCCGTATGGCCGCGCTCGACGCCGGGTTCGACGTCAAGGCATCCGGTGTGACGCTCGACCGTTTCTGCGGGTCTGGCATTACCACCGTCAACTTGGCTGCCGCGCAGGTTATGTCGGGCATGGAAGATGTTGTCATCGCCGGCGGCACCGAGATGATGAGCTACACCTCAGCGACGGCCGATCCCAAGGTCCCGCCAATGCTCGACGCGGGCAATATGAGCTTGCGCGAGAAACATCCTCAATCGCAACAAGGCGTTTGCGCGGATGCGATCGCGACGCTGGAAGGCATTGACCGTGAAGCCGTCGACCAGTTGGCTGTGGTCAGCCAGGAACGGGCGGCTCGCGCCATCGCCGAAGGCCGTTTTGATAAGTCCGTGGTCCCGGTGCACAACCCGGACGGCAGCCTCGCGCTCGACAAGGAAGAGTTCCCGCGCCCGGGCACGACGATGGAAAGCCTCGGCGGCCTGAAGACTGTGTTCAACATGTTCATGGACATCCCAGTCGACGACCAGGGCAATACGTATGGCACGATGGTCACCAAGAAATATCCAGAGCTGGAAGGCAAGATCAATCACGTCCACCATGCGGGCAACTCGTCCGGCGTGGTCGATGGGGCAGCCGCTCTGCTTCTCGCGTCTCAGGACGCCGTCGACAAGAATGGCTGGACACCGCGTGCGCGCATCGTCGCCACCGCAAACATGGGTGACTGCCCGACCCTGATGCTGAATGCGCCGGTAAATGCGGCGAAGAAGGTTTTGGACAAAGCCGGCCTCTCCAAGGACGATATTGATGTCTGGGAAATCAATGAAGCCTTCTCTGTGGTCGCGGAGCGGTTCATCCGCCACCTCGATCTCGATCGTGAGAAAGTGAACATCAATGGCGGCGCCATGGCTCTGGGACATCCAATCGGCGCGACCGGGTCGATCCTGATCGGCACGGCGCTCGATGAGCTCGAACGCTCCGGCGGAAAGTATGGCCTGGTGACCATGTGCGCTGCTGGCGGCATGGCGCCTGCGATCATTATCGAACGCGTCTAGTCGAACGTTTCGGCAACCGCGTCCGTCGCTTGCGCCGGGGCCAGCGGCTCCTTCGCAAGTCGCCGGGCTGCGAACGCAAAAATCACCGCCGCACCGATGATGAGTGCGGCCGCTAGAACGAAAGGTGCGCCCGGCAGATACAAGCCGGGCTCATCTGTATATGCGGTAAAGATGAAGGCCATGGCCGCCGGGCTGATAATCGATGCGAGGCTATACAGGCTGGTGATTGCGCCCTGCAGCTCACCTTGTGAGTCCGCTGGCGTTCGGCTGGTCATCAGGGATTGCAGGGCCGGGCTCAGAAAGGCGGAAAACACACCGATCGCAATGGCCAGATAGATGTGCACCCCAGACGTCGCGACCGCGAGAATTCCGAACGATACAATGCCGACAATGACCGCGAAATAGACCGCTTTCACTTCGCCAAACCGGTCAATGACCGGGCCGGTAAATGCGCCTTGCACGGCGGCCATGCCGAATCCATACGCGCTGACCGACAGCCCGATCAGGAAGGGCGACCAACCCGCCACTTCTGCGGTGTAAAAGGCCCATATGCTCGAATAGGAATGATTGCTGAGCTGGATAAGGAATAGCGCGGCGAGGACGATCAGCACACTCGGGTGTCGGGCGATCGAGATCAGACTGCCAAGCGGATTGGCACGCGCCAGAGAAAAGCTCCTGCGGTTCTC
This DNA window, taken from Hyphomonas sp. Mor2, encodes the following:
- a CDS encoding nitroreductase; this translates as MEYKDVVMGRRSIRGYLDKPVPKETIKDVLEMAMRAPTSLNTQPWNFYVVTGEPLDRIRAGNVERNLAGIPDTREFRKGPGYEGAHRERQIGIAIQLFEAMGIERHDKEKRQDWVLRGFRQFDAPVSIVVTYDKSIHGSDIAPFDCGGVVNALVNAAWSKGLGCVINSQGIMQSPVVREHAGIPEDQVIMICVAMGWPDDSFPANAVVSTRKPVEDGAVFVGFED
- a CDS encoding sigma-70 family RNA polymerase sigma factor, with the protein product MARQETDRVYDELLVTLARSGDRQAANRLAARWYPRLMRTALRMLRDRNEAEEAVQEAWTGICRGWPRLSDPAMFPAWAFGILRRKCVDRIRSAQKRRGRSAPLESAPEPSQPARGELRVEIDQALAALSEDHRLAALLYFGEGLRLNEIAAVTGVPVGTAKSRIFHARQHLKSTLKGETDE
- a CDS encoding DUF6768 family protein, with the translated sequence MSSFEDRLMSSLSADDEAFLKELEDDVGLFQQMGMTFSGPLRYWTAFAFLISFLIFALSLWAGYNMLQAENLKMVILWGALFGWASLGVGLIKVWFWMRMNHLNVLRELKRIELRLVKNS
- a CDS encoding ABC transporter ATP-binding protein, producing the protein MQTPEYAIEAIGLEKIYRASGKLPEMRALKGIDLKIKRGSMFGLLGPNGAGKSTFINILAGLVTKTSGTARIWGLDIDKHPRSSRAAIGVVNQEITMDPFFTPLQALELQAGYYGVPKTERRSMEILAAVGLDDKKDAYVRQLSGGMKRRLMVAKALVHNPPVLILDEPTAGVDVELRRSLWAYVRELHANGTTIILTTHYLEEAEELCDEIAIISHGEVLAQEPTPQLLARLDQRLLKITPKQPLSAIPDALSDLSAELSADGVLNITFRSTETGIGRLLERVREAGIGVADLSTEQPNLEDVFVAMTTESA
- a CDS encoding zinc-finger domain-containing protein: MTKTPSFKNPEIVMVETRKVSCNGGGGALGHPLVWYEMGADDEVECMYCDRRFILKGGKADRS
- a CDS encoding VOC family protein, yielding MKHGILALGALALATSCATPEQADRSIATIVAAPDAAEQAFPTDLRRVSLIVDDIDESLKLYRDVLEFEVNYDAEVTMSGVALPAGEPGARARLVLISSNDSWVGWVGLLQWIDPPLERAHAPERMGIGDAILVFNTEKVDEHCEAAAKLPEIKVTTEASNTTYPARGDGEPIVVRTCYLFDRDGYFMELNKVLDRDSYNDH
- a CDS encoding acetyl-CoA C-acetyltransferase → MAEAYIVDACRTPRGIGKQGKGALAHLHPQHLAATVLSAIRDRNDVNTAEVDDIIWGTSSQRGAQGADLGRMAALDAGFDVKASGVTLDRFCGSGITTVNLAAAQVMSGMEDVVIAGGTEMMSYTSATADPKVPPMLDAGNMSLREKHPQSQQGVCADAIATLEGIDREAVDQLAVVSQERAARAIAEGRFDKSVVPVHNPDGSLALDKEEFPRPGTTMESLGGLKTVFNMFMDIPVDDQGNTYGTMVTKKYPELEGKINHVHHAGNSSGVVDGAAALLLASQDAVDKNGWTPRARIVATANMGDCPTLMLNAPVNAAKKVLDKAGLSKDDIDVWEINEAFSVVAERFIRHLDLDREKVNINGGAMALGHPIGATGSILIGTALDELERSGGKYGLVTMCAAGGMAPAIIIERV
- a CDS encoding TCR/Tet family MFS transporter; this encodes MEKTISKSSVVTFVCAIIFFDAVGFGLLMPIMPELLADVAGLSISEGATIAGLLLTTFAIMQFIFAPILGGLSDRFGRRPVLLIALLGFAIDSFIMAWAPSLTWLFIARLVSGICGATYAAAYACLVDVSEPDERAKFFGFAGAALGLGFIFGPALGGLLGEYWVRLPFIAAGVLVFIVALWGYFMFPETLKPENRRSFSLARANPLGSLISIARHPSVLIVLAALFLIQLSNHSYSSIWAFYTAEVAGWSPFLIGLSVSAYGFGMAAVQGAFTGPVIDRFGEVKAVYFAVIVGIVSFGILAVATSGVHIYLAIAIGVFSAFLSPALQSLMTSRTPADSQGELQGAITSLYSLASIISPAAMAFIFTAYTDEPGLYLPGAPFVLAAALIIGAAVIFAFAARRLAKEPLAPAQATDAVAETFD